The Streptomyces sp. NBC_00659 genomic interval GGCGCCGCCGGTCAGCCTTGTCATCGCCGCCTCCATGCCAGGGCGCGGCGGGCCGTCGTTGTCCCGAGCCACACCGCCGCGAGCGCCGCGCACAGGGTCGCGGCGAGATAGCCGAGCCCGGTGCCCGGGTGGCCGGTGCCGACCAGGTTCCGGATGTCGACGGCGTACGTGGAGAAGGTGGTGAAGCCGCCGAGGACCCCGGTGCCGAAGAAGGGGCGCGCGAGGCGGTGCACCGCCCGCATGTCGGTGATCAGCACCATGAGCACGCCGATGACGGCGCAGCCCACGACGTTGATCGTGAACGTGGTCCAGGGGAAGCCGCCGTCAGGCGTGGGCCACAGCAGTCCCGCGCCGTAGCGGGCCGAGGCGCCGATGGCGCCGCCCAGTGAGACCGCCGCGACGACCGGGCCCTGGCCGTGCCAAGGGGACGCCGGGCGCGCGGGCGCGCGTGCGGGAGCACCGGACTCGCCGACGCGCTCTGGATGCGGGACTGTCATGTTCCGGGCTCCTACTCGCCGGGCCGGTGCGGGCGCACGGCATCGCAAGCAGGGACCGTTGGCGGCATCCGTGCCGCGGTTCGGGTACGGCGGGCCCCACCGCCGCGCCGCGCTGCAAGATCGCGGCCGGTGACCAGGGTAACGCCGGGCACGCGGGCCGCGCACACCTGGCCCTTCCCCCGAAAGGCCCGGACGCTCAGCCGGTGGCGCCCGGAAGGTCACAGACCGCGAGGCCCCGTTCCCAGATGCTCCCGAGAATCAGCCGGCCGTCGCACTCGCAGACGCTGGTCACCATCCGGAACCGTGCCCTGCGGCTCTCCAGGTGGTGCAGGACGGCGCCGTCGTCGCCGACCGCGAGGACACCTGTGGTGCCCGGCGGTCTGAAGGGCGCGCGCACGGCGATCCGGGCCGCGGCGCGCCGGACGGCCGGGCCCCGGCGGTGCAGGTGTTCCAGGGCGCCGACTCGGGGGCCGGCCAGGGCCACCCAGATCGGGCCGTCCGGAGCGCGCCAGAGGTTGTCCGGCTGGCCGGGGAGGTCGTCGGCGAAGGTCTCGGACCGGCCCGCTCGCGGCCCGGTGAGCCAGTAGCGGACAAGCCGGAACGCGCCGGTCTCCGCGACGACGAGGAACGACTCGTCGGCCGAGGCGGCGAGACCATTGGCGAACTGCAGCCCCTCCAGGAGCACTTCGGGTTCCGTCTCCCCCGGGGCCAGACGCAGCAGACAGCCGGATGCGGTGTGTTCGACAAGATCGCCGATCCACTGCTTCAGGGGGTAACTCCGGCTGGAGACGGTGAAGTACACGGTGCCGTCCGAGAGGGCGACGACATTGCTGCAGAAGCGCAGCGGTACTCCGGCGACCTGGTCGGCGAGGACACGGACCACTCCGTCCTCCAGCCCGACCCGCAGCAGTCCCCGTTCGGCATCGCACACCAACAGGGCGTTGTCCGGCAGGAGTTCGAGGCCGAGCGGCCTGCCGCCCGTCTCGGCGACGACCCTGACACCGGTGCGGTCGGGGTCGCCGAGGCCTTCGACGCGTACGATGCGGCCGTCCTCCAGACCGGTCAGCACCCCGCCCCGGGAGTCGGCCACCACGTCCTCGGGGCCACGGCCGCCGAGCGACACCGCGCGCCGGGGCGAAAGGGCGGTGACCGCCATGGTGTTGGACCCGTCTCCCACGCGCCTACCAGCCCTTCTCGAAGTAGTGGCTCACTTCGGCGATACGGTACTCGTCAGGGCGGTAGTAGGTCCTTCGCCCCACCTTCTTGGCCCGCAGCAGACCGACTCCGGTGAGGAGGTCGAGGTGGGTGCGTGCCACGGCCCGGCTCACGCCGAGTTTGACGGCGAGTGCCTCGGGAGTGACTCCGCCCTCGACGAGGTCCGCGCGGCGCCGGTGCGGGAAGTGC includes:
- a CDS encoding ArsR/SmtB family transcription factor → MLKGPGSRQRLDILEWLRDPVTHFPHRRRADLVEGGVTPEALAVKLGVSRAVARTHLDLLTGVGLLRAKKVGRRTYYRPDEYRIAEVSHYFEKGW
- a CDS encoding SMP-30/gluconolactonase/LRE family protein — translated: MAVTALSPRRAVSLGGRGPEDVVADSRGGVLTGLEDGRIVRVEGLGDPDRTGVRVVAETGGRPLGLELLPDNALLVCDAERGLLRVGLEDGVVRVLADQVAGVPLRFCSNVVALSDGTVYFTVSSRSYPLKQWIGDLVEHTASGCLLRLAPGETEPEVLLEGLQFANGLAASADESFLVVAETGAFRLVRYWLTGPRAGRSETFADDLPGQPDNLWRAPDGPIWVALAGPRVGALEHLHRRGPAVRRAAARIAVRAPFRPPGTTGVLAVGDDGAVLHHLESRRARFRMVTSVCECDGRLILGSIWERGLAVCDLPGATG
- the crcB gene encoding fluoride efflux transporter CrcB, translating into MTVPHPERVGESGAPARAPARPASPWHGQGPVVAAVSLGGAIGASARYGAGLLWPTPDGGFPWTTFTINVVGCAVIGVLMVLITDMRAVHRLARPFFGTGVLGGFTTFSTYAVDIRNLVGTGHPGTGLGYLAATLCAALAAVWLGTTTARRALAWRRR